In Citrus sinensis cultivar Valencia sweet orange chromosome 4, DVS_A1.0, whole genome shotgun sequence, one DNA window encodes the following:
- the LOC102625091 gene encoding probable E3 ubiquitin-protein ligase RHC2A: MSSIVSSSSYWCYRCSRFVRVFSRDDVVSCPDCDGGFVEEIENTPRGIHSTDIHRGPGPGPGPGRMRFPAAAMYMIGSSNNNSNNIINSSNRSNRDPNNSAGPVLRRSRRTGGDRSPFNPVIVLRGPVNGDVDNNGNGYELYYDDGEGSGLRPLPRSMTEFLLGSGFERLLEQLSQIDMNAIGGFENPPASKSAIENMPSILIDSSYVELESHCAVCKEAFELGSEAREMPCKHIYHSDCILPWLSLRNSCPVCRHELPADNNSNQSNVDESDNGENGQSNEDEAVGLTIWRLPGGGFAVGRFSGGRRGGERELPVVYTEMDGGFNNGGLPRRVSWGSRGSRGRERGGGFVGRFVRSLFGCFGGGSGSSSTSGSSDSRIRRRGTSRAVSLFNVSSRRSAWDVDVSSEGRRW; encoded by the coding sequence ATGTCTTCGATAGTTTCATCATCGTCGTACTGGTGTTACAGATGCAGCCGTTTCGTTAGGGTTTTCAGCCGGGACGACGTCGTCTCGTGTCCCGACTGCGACGGCGGGTTCGTCGAAGAGATCGAGAATACGCCACGTGGCATCCACTCAACCGACATCCACCGCGGCCCCGGGCCCGGCCCCGGCCCTGGCCGGATGAGATTCCCTGCTGCCGCGATGTACATGATTGGAAgcagtaataataatagtaataatataatcaATAGTAGTAACCGGTCGAATCGAGATCCGAACAACTCGGCCGGTCCGGTTCTTCGAAGAAGCCGCAGAACTGGCGGAGACCGGTCTCCGTTCAATCCAGTCATCGTGCTGCGTGGACCAGTCAACGGGGACGTCGATAATAACGGTAACGGATATGAATTGTACTACGATGATGGTGAAGGGTCTGGATTAAGACCCTTGCCGAGGAGTATGACCGAGTTTTTGCTCGGATCAGGATTTGAACGGCTGCTTGAGCAGTTATCGCAGATTGATATGAACGCAATCGGTGGATTTGAGAATCCGCCGGCTTCCAAATCTGCTATTGAGAACATGCCTAGCATATTGATAGATTCTAGTTATGTTGAGTTAGAATCTCATTGTGCAGTGTGTAAAGAAGCGTTTGAATTAGGATCTGAAGCTAGAGAAATGCCCTGTAAGCATATATATCATTCTGATTGTATACTGCCATGGTTGTCGCTTAGAAATTCATGCCCTGTTTGTAGACACGAATTGCCTGCTGATAACAACAGTAATCAGAGCAATGTTGATGAGAGTGATAATGGAGAAAATGGGCAATCAAATGAGGATGAAGCTGTGGGGTTAACGATATGGAGGTTACCGGGAGGTGGGTTTGCTGTGGGGAGGTTTTCAGGAGGGAGAAGAGGCGGTGAGAGAGAGTTGCCAGTTGTTTATACGGAGATGGATGGCGGGTTTAATAACGGAGGTTTGCCTAGGAGGGTTTCGTGGGGTTCAAGAGGGAGTAGAGGAAGGGAGAGGGGTGGGGGATTTGTTGGGAGGTTTGTTAGGAGCTTGTTTGGGTGTTTTGGTGGTGGTTCTGGATCTTCTAGTACGAGTGGTAGTTCGGATTCTAGGATAAGAAGGAGGGGAACTAGTAGGGCGGTTTCATTGTTTAACGTGTCTTCGAGAAGAAGTGCTTGGGATGTGGATGTTAGTAGTGAAGGAAGAAGATGGTAA
- the LOC102624807 gene encoding aspartic proteinase PCS1, protein MFRLPLIAFYLNPLRTPPSFKPQKTLMASTNIFLLQLSIFLLIFLPKPCFPKNQTLFFPLKTQALAHYYNYRATANKLSFHHNVSLTVSLKLGSPPQDVTMVLDTGSELSWLHCKKTVSFNSIFNPLLSSSYSPVPCNSPTCKIKTQDLPVPASCDPKGLCRVTLTYADLTSTEGNLATETILIGGPARPGFVFGCMDSGSSSNSQEDARTTGLMGMNRGSLSFITQMGFPKFSYCISGVDSSGVLLFGDASFAWLKPLSYTPLVRISKPLPYFDRVAYSVQLEGIKVGSKVLNLPKSVFIPDHTGAGQTMVDSGTQFTFLLGEVYSALKNEFIQQTKGILRAFDDPNFVFQGAMDLCYLIESTGPSLPRLPIVSLMFSGAEMSVSGERLLYRVPGLSRGRDSVYCFTFGNSDLLGIEAFVIGHHHQQNLWVEFDLINSRVGFAEVRCDIASKRLGIIV, encoded by the coding sequence ATGTTTCGTCTTCCCTTGATAGCTTTCTATTTAAACCCCCTTAGAACCCCACCAAGTTTTAAACCACAAAAAACCCTCATGGCTTCTaccaatatttttcttcttcaactctctATTTTCCTTCTCATTTTCCTTCCTAAACCTTGTTTTCCCAAGAACCAAACACTCTTTTTCCCGCTCAAAACACAAGCCCTAGCTCATTATTATAACTACAGAGCTACCGCAAACAAGCTCTCTTTCCACCATAACGTTTCTTTAACAGTCTCCCTCAAGCTCGGCTCGCCACCTCAAGATGTCACCATGGTACTCGACACGGGCAGCGAGCTCTCATGGCTTCATTGCAAAAAAACCGTAAgctttaattctatttttaacccgcttttatcttcttcatatTCTCCCGTCCCATGCAACTCCCCCACGTGCAAGATCAAAACCCAGGATTTACCCGTACCCGCTTCATGTGACCCAAAAGGTCTCTGTCGCGTCACCCTCACCTACGCTGACTTGACTTCCACGGAAGGCAATCTCGCCACTGAAACAATCCTAATTGGAGGGCCAGCCCGACCCGGTTTCGTTTTCGGGTGCATGGACTCGGGGTCCAGCTCGAACTCTCAGGAGGACGCGAGAACCACCGGGCTAATGGGCATGAACCGTGGCTCATTATCTTTTATTACTCAAATGGGTTTCCCCAAATTCTCGTATTGCATATCGGGTGTTGACTCGTCGGGTGTTTTACTCTTCGGCGACGCCAGTTTCGCGTGGCTCAAACCGCTGAGTTATACTCCGCTGGTTCGGATATCCAAGCCCTTACCGTATTTTGACCGGGTTGCCTATAGTGTCCAACTTGAGGGGATCAAAGTTGGGAGTAAAGTGTTGAATTTGCCGAAATCAGTATTTATCCCGGACCACACAGGGGCTGGTCAAACCATGGTTGACTCGGGTACCCAATTCACTTTTTTGTTGGGTGAAGTTTATAGTGCTTTGAAAAATGAGTTCATCCAACAAACGAAAGGGATATTAAGAGCATTTGATGACCCAAATTTTGTCTTTCAAGGTGCAATGGATTTGTGCTATTTAATTGAGTCGACTGGGCCGAGTTTGCCCCGGTTGCCGATAGTGAGTTTGATGTTTAGTGGGGCCGAGATGAGTGTGTCTGGTGAAAGGTTATTGTATCGGGTGCCCGGTCTGTCGAGGGGTAGGGATTCCGTGTATTGCTTCACATTTGGTAATTCTGATTTGCTGGGCATCGAGGCCTTTGTGATtggtcatcatcatcaacaaaaccTGTGGGTGgagtttgatttaattaattcgaGGGTTGGATTTGCAGAAGTGAGGTGTGATATTGCAAGTAAAAGGCTTGGGATAATCGtttaa
- the LOC102624351 gene encoding E3 ubiquitin-protein ligase SDIR1 isoform X1, translated as MSFVFRGSRADLETGFPGFIPERRTVRIHAGRPVNSNSLAFLVTVLLLFMILNSHQMSSNFLLWIVLGIFLLATSLRMYATCQQLHAQAQAHAVASGLLGHTELRLQMPPAIAFASRGRLQGLRLQLALLDREFDELDYETLRALDADNVPTAASMSEEEINTLPVHKYKVSGSQSGASSMQLGSSSSPAEQKKLETSISVGNLKTEDELTCTVCLEQVNVGEIVRSLPCLHQFHANCIDPWLRQQGTCPVCKLRAGSGWHETRQVEMDASYMV; from the exons ATGAGTTTTGTTTTTCGCGGTTCTAGAGCAGATTTAGAAACTGGGTTTCCGGGATTTATTCCTGAGCGGCGCACAGTG CGCATTCATGCAGGCCGACCTGTTAATTCAAACTCTCTTGCttttcttgttacag TTCTCTTGTTATTCATGATATTGAATTCACACCAGATGTCCTCTAATTTTCTG CTCTGGATAGTTCTTGGTATTTTTCTGCTAGCCACTTCCCTCAGGATGTATGCCACTTGTCAACAACTTCATGCTCAGGCTCAAGCCCATGCTGTAGCCAGTGGCCTTCTTGGTCATACTGAATTGCGGTTGCAAATGCCGCCAGCCATAGCCTTTGCTTCTAGAGGGCGTCTGCAAGGCCTTAGACTACAGCTTGCACTTCTTGATCGGGAATTTGATGAACTAG ATTATGAAACGCTGAGAGCTCTGGATGCTGATAATGTCCCTACAGCTGCTTCGATGAGTGAGGAAGAGATAAATACTCTTCCAGTTCATAAATATAAGGTTTCTGGTTCTCAAAG TGGTGCCTCTTCAATGCAATTGGGATCATCTTCAAGCCCAGCTGAG CAGAAAAAACTAGAAACTTCTATTTCAGTTGGGAATTTGAAGACTGAAGATGAATTGACATGCACTGTTTGCTTGGAGCAAGTTAATGTTGGTGAAATTGTCCGTAGCTTGCCATGCTTGCATCAG TTCCATGCAAATTGCATTGACCCATGGCTGCGGCAACAGGGAACGTGCCCAGTTTGCAAACTCAGAGCAGGATCCGGTTGGCATGAAACCAGACAAGTTGAAATGGATGCTTCATACATGGTTTAG
- the LOC102624351 gene encoding E3 ubiquitin-protein ligase SDIR1 isoform X2, translating to MSFVFRGSRADLETGFPGFIPERRTVRIHAGRPVNSNSLAFLVTVLLLFMILNSHQMSSNFLLWIVLGIFLLATSLRMYATCQQLHAQAQAHAVASGLLGHTELRLQMPPAIAFASRGRLQGLRLQLALLDREFDELDYETLRALDADNVPTAASMSEEEINTLPVHKYKVSGSQSGASSMQLGSSSSPAEKKLETSISVGNLKTEDELTCTVCLEQVNVGEIVRSLPCLHQFHANCIDPWLRQQGTCPVCKLRAGSGWHETRQVEMDASYMV from the exons ATGAGTTTTGTTTTTCGCGGTTCTAGAGCAGATTTAGAAACTGGGTTTCCGGGATTTATTCCTGAGCGGCGCACAGTG CGCATTCATGCAGGCCGACCTGTTAATTCAAACTCTCTTGCttttcttgttacag TTCTCTTGTTATTCATGATATTGAATTCACACCAGATGTCCTCTAATTTTCTG CTCTGGATAGTTCTTGGTATTTTTCTGCTAGCCACTTCCCTCAGGATGTATGCCACTTGTCAACAACTTCATGCTCAGGCTCAAGCCCATGCTGTAGCCAGTGGCCTTCTTGGTCATACTGAATTGCGGTTGCAAATGCCGCCAGCCATAGCCTTTGCTTCTAGAGGGCGTCTGCAAGGCCTTAGACTACAGCTTGCACTTCTTGATCGGGAATTTGATGAACTAG ATTATGAAACGCTGAGAGCTCTGGATGCTGATAATGTCCCTACAGCTGCTTCGATGAGTGAGGAAGAGATAAATACTCTTCCAGTTCATAAATATAAGGTTTCTGGTTCTCAAAG TGGTGCCTCTTCAATGCAATTGGGATCATCTTCAAGCCCAGCTGAG AAAAAACTAGAAACTTCTATTTCAGTTGGGAATTTGAAGACTGAAGATGAATTGACATGCACTGTTTGCTTGGAGCAAGTTAATGTTGGTGAAATTGTCCGTAGCTTGCCATGCTTGCATCAG TTCCATGCAAATTGCATTGACCCATGGCTGCGGCAACAGGGAACGTGCCCAGTTTGCAAACTCAGAGCAGGATCCGGTTGGCATGAAACCAGACAAGTTGAAATGGATGCTTCATACATGGTTTAG
- the LOC102623867 gene encoding peptidyl-prolyl cis-trans isomerase FKBP20-1 — protein sequence MGDSIDLTGDEGVIKKIVRQAKPDALSPTEDLPLVDVHYEGSLAETGEVFDTTHEDNTVFSFELGKGSVIRAWDIALRSMKVGEVAKLTCKPEYAYGSAGSPPDVPPDATLIFEVELVACRPRKGSSLGSVSEERARLEELKRQRELAAAVKEEEKKKREEAKAAAAARIQAKMEAKKGQGKGKGKGK from the exons ATGGGTGATTCAATTGATTTGACGGGTGATGAAGGTGTCATCAAGAAGATCGTAAGGCAAGCTAAACCTGATGCTCTCTCTCCTACTGAGGACCTTCCTCTTGTTGATG TTCATTATGAAGGCAGTCTTGCTGAAACTGGTGAAGTTTTCGATACCACACATGAAGACAATactgtattttcttttgagcTTGGGAAGGGTTCGGTGATTCGGGCTTGGGATATTGCATTAAGAAGCATGAAG GTTGGGGAGGTTGCAAAACTCACTTGCAAGCCAGAATATGCCTATGGCAGTGCAGGATCTCCTCCAGATGTCCCACCTGA TGCGACACTTATTTTTGAGGTGGAGTTGGTGGCCTGCAGGCCAAGGAAAGGTTCTAGTCTTGGTAGTGTCTCGGAAGAGAGAGCCAGGCTAGA gGAGCTTAAGAGGCAAAGAGAGCTTGCTGCTGCTGTGAAAgaggaggagaagaagaagagagaagaaGCCAAAGCTGCGGCAGCTGCTCGTATTCAAGCCAAAATGGAAGCCAAGAAAGGTCAAGGAAAGGGGAAAGGCAAAGGGAAATAG
- the LOC102623577 gene encoding small polypeptide DEVIL 11-like isoform X2, translating to MAAAATLTHSASAPPQFYLDEKWKLSKKEGSSRSRSSSSSTTTAFIKSASTSARRRCSFSRKCARLVREQRARFYIMRRCVTMLICWRDYNDS from the coding sequence ATGGCTGCTGCTGCTACTCTCACTCACAGTGCAAGTGCTCCACCTCAGTTTTACCTTGATGAGAAGTGGAAGCTGTCCAAGAAAGAAGGTTCATCAAGAAGCCGctcctcttcctcttcaacAACAACTGCTTTCATCAAAAGTGCTTCTACTTCTGCACGCAGAAGGTGTTCTTTTAGTAGAAAGTGTGCAAGATTAGTCAGAGAACAAAGAGCTCGTTTCTACATCATGAGGCGCTGTGTCACCATGCTCATCTGCTGGCGTGATTACAATGATTCTTGA
- the LOC102623577 gene encoding small polypeptide DEVIL 11-like isoform X1, with protein MKLISPKSTYHTHMAAAATLTHSASAPPQFYLDEKWKLSKKEGSSRSRSSSSSTTTAFIKSASTSARRRCSFSRKCARLVREQRARFYIMRRCVTMLICWRDYNDS; from the exons ATGAAAC TGATTTCCCCTAAAAGTACTTATCATACACACATGGCTGCTGCTGCTACTCTCACTCACAGTGCAAGTGCTCCACCTCAGTTTTACCTTGATGAGAAGTGGAAGCTGTCCAAGAAAGAAGGTTCATCAAGAAGCCGctcctcttcctcttcaacAACAACTGCTTTCATCAAAAGTGCTTCTACTTCTGCACGCAGAAGGTGTTCTTTTAGTAGAAAGTGTGCAAGATTAGTCAGAGAACAAAGAGCTCGTTTCTACATCATGAGGCGCTGTGTCACCATGCTCATCTGCTGGCGTGATTACAATGATTCTTGA